Proteins from a genomic interval of Rattus norvegicus strain BN/NHsdMcwi chromosome 2, GRCr8, whole genome shotgun sequence:
- the Lrrc53 gene encoding LOW QUALITY PROTEIN: leucine-rich repeat-containing protein 53 (The sequence of the model RefSeq protein was modified relative to this genomic sequence to represent the inferred CDS: deleted 1 base in 1 codon), with protein MLYVTVACPASCVACTQDVTLCHQLNHIVAAPETTKVLILTDGDLSSVERTNLTLQVNLALLSLSRNAIYRIQVGSLHGLTKLRTSSLGHNHIPSSSLSDHTFSKQRSLQVLVLNHNSLRSLRAAWFRNKALSRLLLGGNRITNLTRSSFKGANLHRLRHLDLSNDFISFIEKDAFQPLPQLQEVDLSRNMLAHTPDAFTPLKQLSPLSLEGNHWSCTCDLYQLARFLRKFVKSPARTLRNTKDPNCEVFPAAVATAKSMLRLSETNCDSKGHNVTLALKDRRPLLPGQDVALITVLGFAGAIGLTCAGLVIFNWKLQQGRANERTSKNLSCRTLNESPCAHEARNGRAVGYCNCHLTRENETQVMSDVGSRKEAPLRQENSHQARLAPKSTAVDVSFRKLKGRDHEAHSACSCLADELRAGCLGPPGNKKALYDADLATRCCPKTAEKPSNQKRGEIRSQILPQHGTKTIDVSSDTFRSRYATSSSALARESVGKHLMNESWQPPIDKGDNAVEPSVRRLFSTSSFPRRQEPGERAVGRMAHRHRVGYDHHQDSLKWSKPTDSYPNASFTCKYVSWDAFQDFTREKKPNRRQHTESEKQQIQINRAIEKFLRSQEVKDKSRLSAKIKKAYSTKRVKFQDPDLVRAKGLVVSAETPVSGRQRDSESQLPTSLHLKNCASLEEVKEARENLPERQTLKKKRPKPSHLREKAKGQNLRMKVGLHPFGKTRVHPEESTPEPTKRRKRTRLPPQGPAGTSGRKFKTEPLSFVSSQPPERSSHTKLTCSKVPLERSLDQTPNQETNDTFRADSFSVDNRGSEQGSCQPVGCAPNGSLLMAPQPSVRVAECLHSPPLLSPDQMENVTGLQGEVLGPSPACLGNGENSVLLSKHPRGVIDHVVTVSTQDTDQDELKINELNQFTLSLGDQVIGTFSNDHSLDENQALQQEEQKPSHGQLGSEEKPLMNTVRASCGRVEG; from the exons ATGCTGTACGTGACGGTAGCCTGCCCTGCGTCCTGTGTGGCATGCACCCAAGATGTGACCCTGTGTCACCAGCTAAACCACATTGTAG CAGCTCCTGAGACCACAAAGGTTCTAATCCTTACAGACGGAGACCTCTCTTCAGTAGAGCGTACCAACCTGACTCTCCAGGTTAACCTGGCCCTGCTCTCTCTGAGCCGAAATGCTATCTATAGAATTCAGGTAGGCTCCCTGCATGGCCTCACCAAGCTTCGGACCTCGTCTCTGGGACACAACCACATCCCCAGTTCTTCTCTGTCGGACCACACCTTCAGCAAGCAGCGAAGCCTGCAGGTCCTGGTTCTGAACCATAATTCCTTGCGCAGCCTGAGAGCAGCCTGGTTCCGGAACAAGGCCCTCAGCCGACTCTTG TTGGGTGGAAATCGGATCACCAACCTCACACGGAGTTCTTTTAAAGGTGCGAACCTCCACAGACTCAGGCATCTGGACTTATCTAACGATTTCATTTCCTTCATTGAGAAAGATGCCTTCCAGCCCCTGCCCCAGCTGCAGGAAGTGGATCTTTCTAGAAACATGCTGGCTCACACGCCGGACGCCTTTACCCCGCTGAAGCAGCTGAGCCCCCTGAGCTTGGAGGGAAACCACTGGAGTTGCACCTGTGACCTCTACCAGCTAGCCCGTTTTTTAAGAAAATTTGTGAAGTCACCGGCTCGCACGCTTCGTAATACCAAGGACCCAAACTGCGAGGTGTTCCCAGCAGCTGTGGCCACTGCAAAGAGCATGCTGAGGCTGTCTGAGACCAACTGTGACTCCAAGGGTCATAACGTCACTCTGGCTCTAAAGGACAGGCGTCCCCTCCTCCCAGGACAGGATGTGGCTCTCATCACTGTGCTTGGCTTTGCAG GAGCCATTGGCCTTACATGTGCAGGGTTAGTCATATTTAACTGGAAACTCCAACAAGGCCGAGCAAATGAACGCACATCCAAAAACCTTTCTTGCAGAACCCTCAATGAATCCCCGTGTGCTCATGAAGCAAGAAATGGCCGTGCCGTGGGGTACTGTAACTGCCACTTAACTCGAGAAAATGAGACACAGGTCATGTCCGATGTGGGCTCCAGAAAGGAAGCACCACTTAGACAGGAAAACAGCCACCAAGCGAGGCTGGCCCCCAAGTCCACAGCCGTGGATGTATCATTCAGAAAGCTGAAAGGGAGAGACCATGAGGCACACAGTGCTTGCTCTTGCCTGGCTGATGAACTACGGGCAGGATGCTTGGGGCCTCCTGGGAACAAGAAAGCTCTTTATGATGCAGACTTAGCGACAAGATGTTGTCCAAAGACAGCTGaaaagccaagcaaccagaaaCGTGGAGAAATCCGCTCTCAAATCCTGCCACAGCATGGAACAAAAACAATAG ATGTGAGCAGTGACACATTCAGAAGCAGATATGCGACATCCTCCTCAGCCTTGGCAAGAGAGAGTGTTGGGAAGCATTTAATGAATGAATCATGGCAGCCTCCAATAGACAAAGGAGACAATGCTGTAGAGCCATCTGTACGGAGACTGTTCTCCACCAGCTCATTCCCCAGGCGACAGGAGCCAGGGGAACGTGCTGTAGGCAGAATGGCCCACAGACACAGAGTGGGATATGACCATCACCAGGACTCTTTAAAGTGGAGCAAGCCCACGGATTCTTATCCCAATGCTTCCTTCACCTGCAAATATGTGTCTTGGGATGCATTTCAAGATTTTACGAGGGAGAAGAAGCCAAATCGAAGACAGCACACAGAATCTGAGAAGCAGCAAATTCAAATTAACAGAGCAATAGAAAAATTCCTCAGGAGTCAGGAGGTCAAAGACAAATCAAGGTTGTCAGCAAAAATCAAGAAGGCATATTCTACGAAGAGGGTTAAATTCCAGGACCCTGATTTAGTCAGGGCAAAAGGGCTGGTGGTGTCAGCAGAAACACCAGTCTCTGGGAGACAGCGAGATAGTGAAAGCCAACTCCCGACTTCCTTGCATCTCAAAAACTGTGCCAGCCTGGAGGAGGTCAAGGAAGCAAGAGAAAACCTTCCAGAGCGACAGACTCTGAAAAAGAAGAGACCCAAGCCCTCCCATCTGAGGGAGAAGGCAAAGGGGCAGAATTTAAGGATGAAGGTAGGTCTGCACCCCTTTGGGAAAACTAGGGTCCACCCAGAGGAATCTACACCAGAACCCACCAAGAGACGTAAACGAACAAGGTTACCTCCCCAGGGACCAGCCGGAACTTCCGGGAGAAAGTTCAAAACAGAACCTCTATCTTTTGTCAGTTCTCAGCCGCCAGAGAGGAGCAGCCATACTAAGCTCACTTGTTCAAAGGTGCCACTGGAACGCTCCTTAGATCAGACTCCTAATCAGGAAACAAACGACACCTTCAGAGCTGACAGCTTTTCTGTAGACAATCGGGGTTCTGAGCAGGGCAGCTGCCAACCAGTGGGCTGCGCTCCCAATGGAAGCCTATTAATGGCGCCTCAGCCCTCAGTCAGGGTTGCTGAGTGCCTGCATTCACCTCCTCTTCTTTCACCCGATCAAATGGAAAATGTGACTGGTCTACAAGGGGAAGTTCTTGGCCCTTCCCCAGCCTGTTTGGGGAATGGAGAGAATAGTGTTTTACTGTCTAAACACCCCAGGGGAGTTATTGACCATGTAGTAACGGTGTCCACTCAAGACACGGACCAGGACGAATTAAAGATCAATGAGTTAAACCAGTTTACTTTGTCCCTCGGCGACCAGGTGATTGGCACTTTCAGCAATGATCACAGTTTGGATGAGAATCAAGCTTTACAACAGGAGGAGCAAAAACCAAGCCACGGACAGCTTGGAAGTGAGGAAAAGCCATTAATGAACACAGTCAGAGCATCCTGTGGAAGAGTGGAAGGCTGA